In Pleuronectes platessa chromosome 5, fPlePla1.1, whole genome shotgun sequence, a single genomic region encodes these proteins:
- the LOC128440698 gene encoding tripartite motif-containing protein 3 isoform X2 gives MSVTMAKRETGSASPVVRQIDKQFLVCSICLDHYHNPKVLPCLHTFCEKCLQNYIPPQSLTLSCPVCRQTSILPEKGVAALQNNFFITNLMEVLQRDPECSQPEACNVLESASAATACQPLSCPNHEGKVMEFYCESCETAMCLECTEGEHREHVTVPLRDVLEQHKSALSNQLDTVRNRLPQLTAAIELVNEISKQLSDRKNDAVTDISNTFDELEKALHQRKTALVTEVENICSTKQKVLQVQLTSLLQGKENIQSSCNFTEQALSHGTATEVLLVQKQMGERVSALARHTFPEQPHENGHLECQVETDGLRRSIQNLGVLITTGAVGHTSVATGEGLRHALVGQHTTVTVTTKDKDGELVKTGNAALRAEIISADGACTEAEVADNKNGTYEVGYTIRTEGEYTFSLLLYEQPVRGGPYRLRAVKPSDVLQSPEDVKRRVKSPSGGGGHVRQKAVRRPSSMYSTTKKKENPIEDELIYRVGTRGRDKAEFTNLQGISTSSNGRIVVADSNNQCIQVFSNDGQFKMRFGVRGRSPGQLQRPTGVTVDVNGDIIVADYDNRWISIFSSDGKFKSKIGAGRLMGPKGVAVDKNGHIITVDNKACCVFIFQANGKLVTKFGARGTSDRHFAGPHFVAVNNKNEIVVTDFHNHSVKVYNADGEFLFKFGSHGEGNGQFNAPTGVAVDANGNIIVADWGNSRIQVFDSSGSFLSYINTTADPLYGPQGLALTSDGHVAVADSGNHCFKVYRYLQ, from the exons ATGTCCGTGACCATGGCGAAGCGTGAGACCGGCAGCGCCAGCCCCGTGGTCCGGCAGATAGACAAGCAGTTCCTGGTCTGCAGCATCTGTCTGGatcactaccacaaccccaaggTGCTGCCCTGCCTGCACACCTTCTGCGAGAA ATGTCTACAGAACTACATCCCTCCCCAGTCTCTGACGCTGTCGTGCCCCGTGTGCAGACAGACCTCCATCTTGCCGGAGAAGGGCGTGGCGGCCCTGCAGAACAACTTCTTCATCACCAACCTGATGGAGGTGTTGCAGCGAGACCCCGAGTGCAGCCAGCCCGAGGCCTGCAACGTGCTCGAGTCGGCCAGTGCAGCTACGGCCTGTCAGCCCCTCTCCTGTCCCAACCATGAGGGCAAG GTGATGGAGTTTTACTGCGAGTCGTGTGAGACCGCCATGTGTCTGGAGTGCACGGAGGGAGAACACCGGGAACATGTGACGGTTCCTCTGAGGGACGTGCTGGAGCAACACAAGTCCGCACTCAGCAACCAGCTGGACACCGTGCGCAACAG ACTACCTCAGTTGACGGCTGCCATTGAGCTGGTGAATGAAATCTCCAAGCAGCTTTCGGACAGGAAGAATGACGCCGTGACCGACATCAGCAACACGTTCGACGAGCTGGAGAAGGCGTTACACCAACGCAAGACGGCTCTGGTCACTGAGGtggagaacatctgcagcaccaAGCAGAAG GTGCTTCAGGTGCAGCTGACCTCTCTGCTTCAGGGCAAAGAAAACATCCAGAGCAGCTGCAACTTCACGGAGCAGGCGCTGAGCCACGGCACCGCCACCGAGGTGCTGCTGGTCCAGAAGCAGATGGGCGAGCGGGTCAGCGCCCTGGCACGGCACACCTTCCCCGAGCAGCCACACGAGAACGGACATCTGGAGTGCCAGGTAGAGACGGACGGACTGAGGCGCTCCATCCAGAACCTGGGAGTCCTGATCACGACGGGGGCCGTGGGCCACACGAGCGTCGCCACCGGTGAAGGCCTGCGCCACGCGCTGGTCGGCCAGCACACCACCGTCACGGTCACCACCAAGGATAAGGACGGGGAGCTGGTGAAAACTGGGAACGCTGCTCTCAGGGCAGAGATCATCTCGGCGGACGGAGCGTGCACCGAGGCTGAGGTGGCGGACAACAAAAACGGCACCTACGAGGTCGGCTACACCATCCGCACGGAGGGAGAGTACACCTTCTCCCTGCTGCTGTACGAGCAGCCGGTGAGGGGGGGGCCGTACCGTCTGCGGGCCGTCAAGCCGTCCGACGTCCTGCAGTCGCCGGAGGACGTGAAGAGACGAGTGAAGTCCCCGAGCGGAGGGGGAGGTCACGTCCGACAGAAGGCCGTGCGCAGGCCCTCCAGCATGTACAGCACCACCAAGAAGAAGGAGAACCCCATCGAGGACGAGCTGATCTACAGAGTGG GAACCAGAGGTCGAGACAAAGCCGAATTCACCAACCTTCAAGGCATCTCCACCTCCAGTAACGGTCGGATTGTGGTGGCGGACAGCAACAACCAGTGCATACAG GTCTTCTCAAACGACGGCCAGTTCAAGATGAGGTTCGGTGTCCGGGGCCGTTCCCCGGGGCAGCTGCAGcgccccaccggggtcacggtggACGTGAACGGTGACATCATCGTGGCCGACTACGACAACCGGTGGATCAGCATCTTCTCCTCGGACGGCAAGTTCAAG AGCAAGATCGGCGCCGGGAGGCTGATGGGACCGAAAGGCGTCGCCGTGGATAAGAACGGCCACATCATCACCGTTGATAACAAAGCCTGCTGCGTCTTCATCTTCCAAGCCAACGGGAAGCTGGTCACCAAGTTCGGAGCGAGAGGAACGTCAGACAGACACTTTGCAG GTCCTCACTTTGTGGCCGTAAATAACAAGAATGAAATTGTGGTGACCGACTTCCACAACCATTCAGTTAAG GTGTACAACGCAGACGGGGAGTTCCTGTTTAAGTTCGGTTCCCACGGAGAAGGGAACGGACAGTTCAACGCTCCGACCGGCGTGGCCGTGGACGCCAACGGGAACATCATCGTCGCGGATTGGGGCAACAGTCGGATCCAG GTGTTCGACAGCTCAGGCTCCTTCCTGTCCTACATCAACACCACAGCGGACCCCCTGTACGGGCCCCAGGGCCTGGCCCTCACGTCCGACGGCCACGTGGCGGTGGCCGACTCCGGGAACCACTGCTTCAAGGTCTACCGCTACCTGCAGTAG
- the LOC128440698 gene encoding tripartite motif-containing protein 3 isoform X1 translates to MSVTMAKRETGSASPVVRQIDKQFLVCSICLDHYHNPKVLPCLHTFCEKCLQNYIPPQSLTLSCPVCRQTSILPEKGVAALQNNFFITNLMEVLQRDPECSQPEACNVLESASAATACQPLSCPNHEGKVMEFYCESCETAMCLECTEGEHREHVTVPLRDVLEQHKSALSNQLDTVRNRLPQLTAAIELVNEISKQLSDRKNDAVTDISNTFDELEKALHQRKTALVTEVENICSTKQKVLQVQLTSLLQGKENIQSSCNFTEQALSHGTATEVLLVQKQMGERVSALARHTFPEQPHENGHLECQVETDGLRRSIQNLGVLITTGAVGHTSVATGEGLRHALVGQHTTVTVTTKDKDGELVKTGNAALRAEIISADGACTEAEVADNKNGTYEVGYTIRTEGEYTFSLLLYEQPVRGGPYRLRAVKPSDVLQSPEDVKRRVKSPSGGGGHVRQKAVRRPSSMYSTTKKKENPIEDELIYRVGTRGRDKAEFTNLQGISTSSNGRIVVADSNNQCIQVFSNDGQFKMRFGVRGRSPGQLQRPTGVTVDVNGDIIVADYDNRWISIFSSDGKFKSKIGAGRLMGPKGVAVDKNGHIITVDNKACCVFIFQANGKLVTKFGARGTSDRHFAEKSGANIALEQKISKSGPVFSPHFVAVNNKNEIVVTDFHNHSVKVYNADGEFLFKFGSHGEGNGQFNAPTGVAVDANGNIIVADWGNSRIQVFDSSGSFLSYINTTADPLYGPQGLALTSDGHVAVADSGNHCFKVYRYLQ, encoded by the exons ATGTCCGTGACCATGGCGAAGCGTGAGACCGGCAGCGCCAGCCCCGTGGTCCGGCAGATAGACAAGCAGTTCCTGGTCTGCAGCATCTGTCTGGatcactaccacaaccccaaggTGCTGCCCTGCCTGCACACCTTCTGCGAGAA ATGTCTACAGAACTACATCCCTCCCCAGTCTCTGACGCTGTCGTGCCCCGTGTGCAGACAGACCTCCATCTTGCCGGAGAAGGGCGTGGCGGCCCTGCAGAACAACTTCTTCATCACCAACCTGATGGAGGTGTTGCAGCGAGACCCCGAGTGCAGCCAGCCCGAGGCCTGCAACGTGCTCGAGTCGGCCAGTGCAGCTACGGCCTGTCAGCCCCTCTCCTGTCCCAACCATGAGGGCAAG GTGATGGAGTTTTACTGCGAGTCGTGTGAGACCGCCATGTGTCTGGAGTGCACGGAGGGAGAACACCGGGAACATGTGACGGTTCCTCTGAGGGACGTGCTGGAGCAACACAAGTCCGCACTCAGCAACCAGCTGGACACCGTGCGCAACAG ACTACCTCAGTTGACGGCTGCCATTGAGCTGGTGAATGAAATCTCCAAGCAGCTTTCGGACAGGAAGAATGACGCCGTGACCGACATCAGCAACACGTTCGACGAGCTGGAGAAGGCGTTACACCAACGCAAGACGGCTCTGGTCACTGAGGtggagaacatctgcagcaccaAGCAGAAG GTGCTTCAGGTGCAGCTGACCTCTCTGCTTCAGGGCAAAGAAAACATCCAGAGCAGCTGCAACTTCACGGAGCAGGCGCTGAGCCACGGCACCGCCACCGAGGTGCTGCTGGTCCAGAAGCAGATGGGCGAGCGGGTCAGCGCCCTGGCACGGCACACCTTCCCCGAGCAGCCACACGAGAACGGACATCTGGAGTGCCAGGTAGAGACGGACGGACTGAGGCGCTCCATCCAGAACCTGGGAGTCCTGATCACGACGGGGGCCGTGGGCCACACGAGCGTCGCCACCGGTGAAGGCCTGCGCCACGCGCTGGTCGGCCAGCACACCACCGTCACGGTCACCACCAAGGATAAGGACGGGGAGCTGGTGAAAACTGGGAACGCTGCTCTCAGGGCAGAGATCATCTCGGCGGACGGAGCGTGCACCGAGGCTGAGGTGGCGGACAACAAAAACGGCACCTACGAGGTCGGCTACACCATCCGCACGGAGGGAGAGTACACCTTCTCCCTGCTGCTGTACGAGCAGCCGGTGAGGGGGGGGCCGTACCGTCTGCGGGCCGTCAAGCCGTCCGACGTCCTGCAGTCGCCGGAGGACGTGAAGAGACGAGTGAAGTCCCCGAGCGGAGGGGGAGGTCACGTCCGACAGAAGGCCGTGCGCAGGCCCTCCAGCATGTACAGCACCACCAAGAAGAAGGAGAACCCCATCGAGGACGAGCTGATCTACAGAGTGG GAACCAGAGGTCGAGACAAAGCCGAATTCACCAACCTTCAAGGCATCTCCACCTCCAGTAACGGTCGGATTGTGGTGGCGGACAGCAACAACCAGTGCATACAG GTCTTCTCAAACGACGGCCAGTTCAAGATGAGGTTCGGTGTCCGGGGCCGTTCCCCGGGGCAGCTGCAGcgccccaccggggtcacggtggACGTGAACGGTGACATCATCGTGGCCGACTACGACAACCGGTGGATCAGCATCTTCTCCTCGGACGGCAAGTTCAAG AGCAAGATCGGCGCCGGGAGGCTGATGGGACCGAAAGGCGTCGCCGTGGATAAGAACGGCCACATCATCACCGTTGATAACAAAGCCTGCTGCGTCTTCATCTTCCAAGCCAACGGGAAGCTGGTCACCAAGTTCGGAGCGAGAGGAACGTCAGACAGACACTTTGCAG AAAAAAGTGGTGCAAACATTGCACTGGAGCAAAAGATTAGTAAATCTGGCCCAGTTTTCA GTCCTCACTTTGTGGCCGTAAATAACAAGAATGAAATTGTGGTGACCGACTTCCACAACCATTCAGTTAAG GTGTACAACGCAGACGGGGAGTTCCTGTTTAAGTTCGGTTCCCACGGAGAAGGGAACGGACAGTTCAACGCTCCGACCGGCGTGGCCGTGGACGCCAACGGGAACATCATCGTCGCGGATTGGGGCAACAGTCGGATCCAG GTGTTCGACAGCTCAGGCTCCTTCCTGTCCTACATCAACACCACAGCGGACCCCCTGTACGGGCCCCAGGGCCTGGCCCTCACGTCCGACGGCCACGTGGCGGTGGCCGACTCCGGGAACCACTGCTTCAAGGTCTACCGCTACCTGCAGTAG